cgtggcagttgattggacgtgggcgtctccgcttccccacgaagcctttgaatccgcctggctatgcggcccccgcaaCCTACACAGTTTTACCTCTGTTGTTTGCGCCTCGCTTCCCCAATCTCCCTGCTTCCTCGAGACTTTGCTTCTCTTCTCCAATCTGACCTGCCCTCCACCCTCTTCGCTGCCATGTCGCCGAAACAAGCAGATAAGGGAAAGAAGCCCTTGTCTCTAAGCGCTCCTTCGGCCGTCGAGCCGGCGCTAGGTCGGTCCCgagtgctcaacgacgaggccatggacaaggtgcatccgatgcttgcttccagcttcaacgagtgtggagagacggtggcttggcctgcgtctcgcactcgcatggcACGGACGGCCACTGAaatcccaatcttcatagatgccctctgggctggcctgattcctcccttctctgccttcttcaacgcggtgctcgagCACTATCAGATCCACATGTTGCACCTTGACCCTCAATCAGCGACtcttctcgccgtcttcgccttcgtgtgcAAAGCCATGGTGGGCGTCGCCCCTCTGTGGCCCtcttccgccatttcttctcattgcatctgatcgACCCTCAGCAAAGCTCGGGGTGCgcgagcttccaggccgtggccgcgactgcgggcgcggggattgacttcgaacttccttcatccacgagcgagttccgTACTCGGTGGGAGTTTGTTGACACCGGCGTGCTTAGCCCCCTGCTCCAAGCTCCGGCGGGGCCTGCTGTTCCAAACTCCGGCTGGGGCCATCAGAAGCTCACGAGCCCCCGACTCGCTCCCGTCTGGTTCAGGTTGGGGAAGCTGAAGGAGCGAGGCGTGACCGCGCCTATGGTGGTGCAGGAATTCGTCAAACGTCGGGTTGCTCCACTTCAGCGCCACTCCCACccgatgtggaccttgctcaagagtcaggaccatatgaggtttcaggagtctgggctccctctcgggacgcggcaaacagtgctcaaggtcctgacgggCGTCCCTTTGCCGGCCGAACTGCCTGGGAAGAATTGCCTGTTGTACCGCTGCAAGAACAAGAATGAATTTGTAGAGAGCATGCCTCTCttcgatgagtgggggctgcgcccactcggcctggtggggtcccgcgagaaccccgtcgacGTGGTTCCCTTCCTCACTGCCGGTGCCGAGCTCGCTCCAGGTGAAGGTGCAGGAGGGCGAGCTCCGACGGGGGCCGGTGGCTCGAGCGCCGTGGAGCATATGCtgagtggtgatcctggggcgcCGTCCTCGAGGGCTTGCGCCCCCTCTCCTGAGGCGTCGGTCACTGAGGAAACTCGGCATGCGGCTCCCGAGGTcaaggctccaggagcctcgggaggttCTGGTGAGACGGCGCCCGGCTGCTCGCCGCAACCGGGCACCCCTAAAGCTGTCCTCCCCAGCTCTTCTTCGGTCCCGCTGCGCACCGGCCGTCACGTCCGGCGCTTCGGTCGTCtctgcgtggacttcgaggagctctgcaagaggaaaggatcccctagCGACAGCAatatcttcgggccgttgaagcgacggaagtacatcgccattgaTGGGTAAGTATCTTATTGTCGTGGCTTCTTGTGTGCAGTCTTCTTATCCTGACGTCAATCCTTCAGGGCTCCTCCCGTTGAAGCTGTTACGTCTCCTGAGGAGCGGCCTTCCCCTTCCTCGACTCCCCCATCGTCCTCGAGCGTTCCTGGTCCGCCTGCCGCTCCTGGAGCAGGGTCGGTTGAGGGAGCATTTCTGCCTTCGGGGCGCGCTGAGCCTGCGGGTTTATTGCCCCTCCCCCATGGTTTGGtgtggagcttggcgggcgtgcccaagACCCCTCCTTTGGTCATGGACAGTAGCTGGTTGACTCCGGCCTTtggttcctcttcaagcagcgagcccTGATTGGCTCGGGCTCCTCGCGAGGACTGGTTGACGTCAGGTGcagcgccagcccccagccccctgccgagagGTGGTGCGCTGCTTGGcgccccgcccgcagcccccgaggCGGAGGATGAGGTGAACCGAGCGTTCGAGCTTGAGCGCGGGCGAAGCGTAgttcgtcatgagctcttccaggaggcaatgggcgcaatgagccgacttggtgaagagctcgcgggtatcgactcgcgccttgaggctgaaggtctccgaTTGGCGGAGGAACGGCGCAAGCTAAGGGTGGctatcaaccttggccgctaccagcgtgatcttgacaatgcgaaggctGAGGCGTCTCTTAAGGTTTCCCACGAGGCTTGCTCCCaagccttggaggaggctcatGAGGCCGACCGCCGTCACGAGGCCGCCGAGAAGCACGCATGGGAGTTCCACGCCTGGAGCGCGTCCCTAGAGCAGCAGAtggaggcgcgcagagccgcccttgcgtcgctgaggggggcGCCTGTCAAGGAGGAAGAGGTCCGGAAGCACGCGGAGGCGTTGGCGCTGgaggccgtggagcgcagcctcgagcttgaaCAATTGGAGACAAGGGAGTGCCAAGTCACCCAAGCAGAAGATGTCGTCGGGGTTCGCGAGCCCAGGGTCCAGGAGGAGGTGgaccgccgggtggccgaggttcgcgcagaACTGGAGGGAAGGTATGACTTGAAGCTGAAGCTTGCAGGTACGGAGGGTGCGGGCAGGGctgctgccctcaggcccaggttggacgaggctgagaggcgtgcggaggccacggttgccgccctggtcacggcgtatgcggacttggcctccgcccgcgccgagctgctttctctccggaagcgggttgatgacgccgagGTCGTCGCACGACAAAACAaggaggaagtgctccaacgtcggacgctggagcgcgagcatgctcctatgcttcaagatctccggaacagggccaacaccGCCCTGGGCTACATCTGCGACGAGAATGCTCCTGCCCCCCATTCGAATGACTATGCCAGCCAACTGACCTTCTTCTccgacgtggtgacgcgcctggaagcTCGGTCCGACAGGGCTCGCCGGCTCGTAGAGGAGAGAAGTcggggcctgctcgggcgcgcgttctcccgcgtcttcagccacctcaggaacactttccccgacttcgacttcgacgccgccattgcccctgTACCGCAGGCCGTCCGGGGCGAACTGGCGCGGTaggtggaggacaacgtggacgcactggtcagagcctttgccactgacgacgacgcggtggtggttgccgcagacgaaggcgacgtggttgatgACGGCGACGGAGGTGTCTCCGAAGGCGGCGATGGTGCCGagaagacgacgacgacgcgagtgacgcgtccGAGGGCGATGTAGCGAGTGACATATCTGGTTCATCCCATGTCCCCCTATCGTTTTACCCTGTTGGCAAAAACTCGGGTgtggcccttggaaaacttgtaagagcattttaagagggggagcccctcatgtaagcaggTTGCGGCCTTTACTTTCTTATGCGGTATTGAATCTGTGCCCTCGTGGACTCATGAGTTCGGGGGCGAGTTCCCTGTcatggtttaccttagtcagcaCCAGCCTCGAGCTGGGTCACGAGGCTACGAGTTTCTGAGAATCCTGCGGAGCTTGTCGACCTGTCAGAAGGGGCCCCACAAGAGGCCAGCACCAGTTGCAGCGTTAGCGCGCGCTCGGCGCGCGTGTGCTTCGCGCAGTCCCGCTCGCGAGGCgctcgtgaggggaaggcgacggacatgagtcccagactGAATGAAATCCAGAAAGCAAGAAACTGTTCGAACGAGAAGAGGCACCCCCCGCGCACATCGACAAAAAACTcggcttcaacttaaatccagatccagaaagcaaagctacagaaagagagatccaaagcaaatggccgcgtccggcacctagtctagtcttctggtcttcaagtcttctcaccagcacggagctaagtgctgccaccaggcgtgggagggagccccagggcctgaggccggcacccctgagactccggtgcgtgtacagccccaactcattattacgtgagagtgtcacgggcggcgagcttcacaggcattgggccttcttcacaggtaccggccttgcttcacatcgccagacgagggccccgccttgcgccaccctcgaccacctttgagccgaccggcaacctggacgacacaaaggggggaaaggggacgccagtGGTGCCCTCGGCGACaacaggtcctctgccgggggaagggttgtcgaagcctccccggcagagggcctacctccgggtgtcccctggcttcgcgcgccgtggggaggggcctggctcccgacccctctcctgcagcccccaACGCGATCCCCCCGCTGGCAGGGAGGCCGCCGAGCTGGGGCCGCCAGCTGTTGTGGTGATCTGTTCCTCCTAcgactcatggttagcgtaagcttgctacTGAGGGATTAGGGGTATCCTGTAGTGGTCGTTGCACACGCAGTCGTGGCGGTTCCCCGACGCCTCCTGGAAGGCTTCGACTCCTAGCGCCCCTtcttcccaatcttctccaacaaACGAGTCGGGGTCGTCCTCCGGTGTGTACTCCTGGTCcgtcatgcggggcacgtaggcttccgggacTGTTACCCcaaacacctcgccgtagtgccccacactccatgttgcccgACCCAGCGTGGCGTCATGAGGATAGTAGCGTGGCATCTCGCCGGGACCATGGGGGGCGACGCTTCTGCCCGTGCTTGTCGCGGGCGGTATGGGGGCGGCGGAGCCCCCGGCGCCACCAGCCGCactggtgttgacgaagcccccatgCGCGCCCGACGGGGCGTGGTTGCGGCGAGGCCAGCCAGGAGACCCCATAACGGCCTGAGAAGGGAGTCGATAGCAGAGCGGTGGCGCTCCCGAGGCCGCCGCGTCCAGCAACTCAGCAATGCGTTCCAGCAGCGtgtcccggccgctctccatcagccggcaccgcggcagctcccttgccacggtgagtgctgcccgcatgtttgcctgctcTCGCCGCGAGTGCGGCGCCGTTGCCGCGGCGTGGCTTGCTACCCTTGCAGCGGCTCCTACCTGTCCTGGAGTGAGGGAggacgacgcctggccgcgccgcccgcgccccgcagcgTTGGATGACGCCCGCGCCGCCCGGAGcgcggggtcgaggtcttcaAGAGCAGGCGTCGTCGCCCGGgccggccaggctgcccagcggtcggagtcagCTCTTGGGTTGCCGGACATCTTGACCGTGGAGCGTTGGCGAGTCGATTGTCGaggaagaagctccggcgcacccctacctggcgcgccaaatgtcggatgcgGGGTTCccgcaaacccttaaggttcgaactctggggtgcgcgcgaagtctttccctcctaccaatccacgccctagctcgctaagatctcacggacgaactcgacgaactcgcaacacagaaagacacgaggtttatactggttcgggccaccgttgtggtgtaataccctactccagtgtggtggtggtggattgcctcttgggctgatgatgaacagtacaaggggaagaacaacctcctgaggttgaggtgttcttgtgctcgaccagcttgtgtgggtgagatgcctctgagTGAGTTGtcccctatggtggtggctagatctacttatataggccctggtcctcttcccaaatattgagcgggaagggagccaacaacggcgggcaaatttgaagggggacagctagtacaagctatcctgacaaaagtggtgttcgcctgcgaaaggctctggtggtgacgccatcttgggctccacgatgacctccgtcttgccgtccttctggccTTGGTCTCGTTACACCAATacggcaacctttgcctgatgcctcggtactcctcgcctgcgctggcctccttagcaccagaGAGGAAACAAGGaagctgcgcgcgctggcgcccgcctagtctcgatcgtcatggctcacgtcacgagagcctcgtgaggtttgccccgccttgatatctccgctcctcgtgagcctgcctggccaggccactcctgaggaggtcttgcgtcatccgcctcgcgaggtttggcccctcgcgagggtcttggatgcctcgctgatgaagatgggccgtacggcccgctgacttagccacgccgcgggccgcaggcaggcaagtctggggacccccgttcctagaacgccgacaaaccagaaacttagtacatgtatgaatacatagacaaacagagtgtcactagtatgcctctacttgactagctcgttaatcaaagatggttaagtttcctagccatggacaagagttgtcatttgatgaacgggatcacatcattagagaatgatgtgattgacttgacccatccgttagcttagcactatgatcgtttagtttattgctaatgctttcttcataacttatacatgttcctataactatgagattatgcaactcccgaataccggaggaacaccttgtgtgctatcaaacgtcacaacgtaactgggtgattatacagatgctctacaggtgtctccgatggtgtttgttgagttggcatagatcgagattaggatttgtcactccgattgtcggagaggtatctctgggccctctcggtaatgcacatcactataagccttgcaagcaatgtgactaatgagttagccacgggatgatgcattacgaaacgagtaaagagacttgccggtaacgagattgaactaggtatgatgatatcgacgatcgaatctcaggcaagttacataccgatgacaaagggaacaacgtattttgttatgcggtttgaccaataaagatcttcgtagaatatgtaggaaccaatatgagcatctaggttccgctattggttattgaccggaagtgagtctcggtcatgtctacatagttctcgaacccgtagggtacgcacgcttaacgttcgatgacgatcgatattatgagtttatgtgttttgatgtaccgaaggttgtttggagtcctggatgtgatcacagacatgacgaggactctcgaaatggtcgagacgtaaagattgatatattggacgatgttatacGGACatcggatgagttccgggggtcaccggataaatatcggagtgccggggggttatcggaacccccgggggaactaatgggcctctatgggccttaatgggaagagaggaagggccaggaggggctggccgcgtgcccccccttgggtctgaattggactaggggaaggggtcggcgcccccctttccttcccttccccctcttccttcctcccccctctctccctcttggtggattcctactaggacttggagtcctagtaggattcccctcttgagggcgcgccctaggggccggccggcctcccccttgctcctttatatacgggggcaaggggcaccctagaacacacaagttgacagttgtcttagccgtgtgcggtgccctcctccacagatttccacctcagtcatatcgttgtagtgcttaggtgaagccctgtgtcggtaacttcatcaacaccgtcaccacgccgtcgtcctgacggaactctccctcggcctcggctggatcaagagtacgagggacgtcaccgagctgaacgtgtgcagatcgcggaggtgccgtgcgttcggtacttgaatcggttggatcgcgaagacgttcgactacatcaccCGCGTTattaaatgcttccgctttcggtctacgagggtacgtggacacactttccccgctcgttgctatgcatcacctagatggatcttgcatgtgtgtaggtaatttttttgaaatactacgttccccaacactccaccttcagcacacattcaactcgatgacgtccctcgtgcacttgatccagttgaggacgagggtgaGTTCTGTCAGcgcgacggcgtggcgacggcactactaggaaaaggcctactagtggcgcaccagttttgcctactaatggcgcactactggtgcgccattagtaccacgccattagtattaaatactaatggcgcaccactggtgcgccattagtatctggtatactaatggcgcatcacgccgtgcgccattagtatagaccaacatgcgccattagtgtgcctcccagggggcgatatttacacatgtgctttgccatactaatggcgcactgtggggtgatgcgccattgctatttttgaattttgcatttggatctggatcgcgattttttttgcccattttttgctcgttttttttgctcatttttttgcacgatatttttacaaattttgttctcgtttttggatcttgtacgttcttttgccgtgttcttttgccggagaggagttcgccggagaggagggccgaggtcaccgcagaggaggaggaggtcaccggagaggcgctcgcctacatcgccggagaggaggaggaggtcgccggagaggagttcaccggagcatcggagaggaggaaggagaaaccatgaggggaggggaggagaggagaggaggagctcaccggagaggagggaggaggagatcaccgaagaggagggaggaggagatcaccggagaggagggaggaggagatcaccggagaggagggaggagaaaccatgaggggaggggaggagaggagggaggaggaggtcgccagagaggaggaggaggaggtcgccggagaggaggagggagtatggtggaggagagaaggggggatggagtggaggagaggaggagatggagtggaggagaggtggagtggaggagaacaatgaagaggtaaggaggagaggaccccacccagccatatatacggcatagtaatggcgcatcgtgggcaggtgcgccattactaacttttttttattttttttgatttattttgaattttgaaggcgggaagatagtaatggcgcaccgtggacaggtgtgccattactaactctttttttgatatagtttgaattttgaaggcgggaagatagtaatggcgcatcatgggcaggtgcgccattactgagtttttttttctttgaatttttttgccCCTCCGGATCTTAAAAGTCCCGtgactttttttctgttaggtttttgaggattctgaaaatgtttaacggggttccgcGAAAATCCGAAGCGCCCAAGCGGCGCATCGACATGGTGGCGAGGCTAGTGAGAGGGGGCGAGACGAGTGGGCGGCGGACAGAGTGTGGAGGGAGCGCCTTCTTATAACAAGCGCCGGCCGCGACGCGCGCTGGAGCGCCAAAACCAGCTCCCCTCCCCCCCCCTCCAACCTTTCCCGCGCCACTGGCATGATCTAAAACGCGCGGTCATGAAATAGGTCGGCCTGTTGGGTGCACTGCCGATCTAAATCTAAAAGAgggcgggcggccgacccaaacggacaaaatgCGGACAAAAACACCGTCCATTTGGATCAGCCCGTTGAAGTTGCTCTTAGGCTTTCACCAAAGAACTGGATCCAAGAGTGTGCAAGTGATGGACTCCATGGCGTCGCCTCTAAAAAGGTGAAACAACGTTCACAGATGCCGAGCCGTTGCCGGTAAGAGACCACCCAACACCAGCCCCACGCACCACACCTCTGTTAGCCTGCACACCACTCACGAAGCCACTGCGTCAGAAGCTTCTGAAACACACACCACATTGTTTCGCCGCCACGCAACGCTGACATGCCATATATCCGCAGCCGGCGCGCAACGTGGCGCTTAACGGCTGCCAGTGACCCCATGTCATTCGTACTCCCTCTATTTCAAAATATAGTGCGTCCGCGCTTTCCGAGAtcaaactttgaccataaatttaacgaACGAGACCGCCTGCGGCGGGAGAAAAAGTTACATAATTAAAAACTTCTTTCGAATATGAATTCTTAACTTTTGCTCCCGCCGCAATCGGTCTTGATAGTTAAATTTACGGTCAAAGTTGAAGCACAGGGATAGAGGAAGCACTACATTGTTGAATGAAGGGAGTAGTAGAACTCTGTAGGCATCTTAAGTGCTCGTTTTGAAATTTATGAATATTGTTGCTTTTTTCATATACTCTCTCGGTATCAAAATACTTGTAGTTAGGGAAAATTGGTACAAGTTTTTTCAACTACAAGTATTTCGGAACAGAGGTAGTATATTATAATAAAGATCTGAATACATGCATGTCTGGATTGGAGAAGAATTTTACTACTTGTGATCGAGTTTGGGCTCTGAAACCGTGTAACTAGTGCCTACTACGTACTATTTGGGGCCAACAAGCTTCAAGCCCCATTTCACGTCCTCGCATCGCCGGATATGGGGCACCGACCTCGCGGTGTCCGCCGTGTGTTTGAGCTTGCAATCGTACATGGGCGGCGTGTGGAAGCAGGGCTCCATGGACACGTCGCGGCCGCAGGGCGGGTCCGGTGTCTCGCTGAAGTTGAGCGGGCGGTACATGACCCACGGCGTGACGCCGGCGAGCCCCTGCGCGACGTACCCGAACGTGGACCAGCCGGAGGTGACGAGCACGTCGCAGAGGCTGAGCAGGTACATCTCCGCCCACGCCTTGGTGTCGTGCGACCTTCGGCCGAACTGCTGGTACTCCTCGTGGCTCGGCTGGTGCACGCCCACGTCCTCGCCGCTCGCCGTCGGCTGCTCCCAGTACATGCTCTTGATGCGCTCGTAGAACCACGGCCTCAGCGAGGCGATCAGGACGGTCCTGGATATGCCCCCGGTCGCCGGCGTGATGACCGGCTCACCGGCGGCGAGGACCTCCGGGAGCAGCTTCTCCTTCCACACGCACGACGTGATCTGCCGCAGGACGTGCGGCGACTTGCCCTGCTCGCTGTCGAAGACGCGCACCTGGACGCCCACCAGCTGCTCCGCCCGCGCGAGGtaggcgcggtagtaccgcgagaCGAGGCCCCAGACGTGGTCGGCCGGGTGGAAGAGGTACCGGCCGAGGTGGTGGAACACGGCGTCGCTCTCTGGGAAGAGCGCGGCGAGCTCCTCCGCGAAGGACGGGACCTGGAACAGCCCCGGCACGCTGTAGGTGTCCATCCTCGCCACCAGCCACTGGATGTTTGACATGAGGCGCTGGTCGTCGTCGCAGAAGAACCTCTTGTCGCCGTCGCCGTAGTCGTGTTCAAGGTAGGCGTACGCCAACGCCGGCACCTGCACCGGCTCCTTGGAGTCCGCCGTGAGCACCTTGTTCTTGAGCATGTTGCCGTAGGTCTCGGCGGCGTCGACGGTGATGTTGGCGAGGCCCGCCACCGGGAAGTCCGGGGGCAGCAGCCACGTCGCGCCGGGGAACGGCTCGCAGAAGAGGTCGCCCATGCCGTTGCCCCGGTAGACGAGGAGGACGCGGTCGGTGAGCAGCGCGTAGAGGAACGCCGACGCGGCGGCGAGGATGCGGTTGCCGAGGCCGCGGTTGCAGACGGAGACGACGTACTTGCACTCGGCGTCGACGGCGCTCCTGCCGGCGCTCAGCTGCTGGACGGCGCGGCTGTACGCGTCGCTGCCGGGGCCGCACCGCCGCTGGAGCTCCTCGTGCCGTCGCAGCTTCGCGACGAGGTACGGGGATGGCCGCCGCGGCGTGCTCCGTCGGTACGCGGAGGACTCGTGCCTGCTGCGGCATGTTTCGCCGTCGACTCCGTCGGCCAGGAGGCCGCCGAGGAGTTTGTCCGGCGCGTTCCTCGCGTACGGTAACCAGGCGTGACCGGAACCTGCATGCACGTAAAAAGAGAAGGTTTAGCTCGTCCAGCTCCAGTCAGAGTCAACTTCATCGGTATGTGCTAGATAGACTACCCGCTACGCATCATCGAGCATTTAGAGCTAGTGTTGACTTGTCTTGGCTTCAGATTTACGCATGGGGCAGACAAACAGTGCTAGCTTCAGTTGGCACACCACTGTCTCTACACTGAATCAACTGTGGACTGGGgtttggagatgctcttatgtgTGCAACGGTGCAAGCAGCTAGCAGTAGGTCAGTTGAGAAATGTTGGGGACATTCACGGCGGCTAACTTTCAGTTGAGTAAGCACTAAGCAGTGGCATCTGTCTGCACGATGCTGTTATTTTTATAGCTGCGCATATGTAGCCTTGCAGCAGAGCGCAAAGAAATGCAATACTTGGACAAATCTATGGTCTAGATTATAACTACACGATCGAAACACATATTGTAGCATGCATTTATGATATGAGAAAACTAAGCTTGGTTACCTCGACGCAGCTGGGCTCTGGCAGCGGCGATCCAGACCGCGGGAACGCGGCCGCCGTCGGCAAGAAGGACGACCGCCAGCAGCACCGCCACGACGAAGGCGACGAGCAACAGGTTGAGCACCGGCCTGCACCGCCTCTCACCGGCGCCCGtctgcctcttcttattcttcttccgCGGCGTCATGGAGCACTGGTCCGGAGCCTCCTCCGCCTCCAGCAAGTCGCGCGCCGTGGCGGTCCTCGGCAGCACGGCCGCCGGCGACGCCTCCTGCTCCGTGACGCCCTCCCCGGACGCCTTGGGTGCCTTGCGCTGCTGCATCGCCGACGCGCGGCCGGTGTGCCTCGGCTGACCAACTGAAGCTAAGCAGAGATGTCTGACGATGCCATTGCGAGGCGATGCCACTATCTATTGCTAGTCTGCACGGGATTAGGCG
The sequence above is a segment of the Aegilops tauschii subsp. strangulata cultivar AL8/78 chromosome 6, Aet v6.0, whole genome shotgun sequence genome. Coding sequences within it:
- the LOC109751055 gene encoding galactoside 2-alpha-L-fucosyltransferase; the encoded protein is MQQRKAPKASGEGVTEQEASPAAVLPRTATARDLLEAEEAPDQCSMTPRKKNKKRQTGAGERRCRPVLNLLLVAFVVAVLLAVVLLADGGRVPAVWIAAARAQLRRGSGHAWLPYARNAPDKLLGGLLADGVDGETCRSRHESSAYRRSTPRRPSPYLVAKLRRHEELQRRCGPGSDAYSRAVQQLSAGRSAVDAECKYVVSVCNRGLGNRILAAASAFLYALLTDRVLLVYRGNGMGDLFCEPFPGATWLLPPDFPVAGLANITVDAAETYGNMLKNKVLTADSKEPVQVPALAYAYLEHDYGDGDKRFFCDDDQRLMSNIQWLVARMDTYSVPGLFQVPSFAEELAALFPESDAVFHHLGRYLFHPADHVWGLVSRYYRAYLARAEQLVGVQVRVFDSEQGKSPHVLRQITSCVWKEKLLPEVLAAGEPVITPATGGISRTVLIASLRPWFYERIKSMYWEQPTASGEDVGVHQPSHEEYQQFGRRSHDTKAWAEMYLLSLCDVLVTSGWSTFGYVAQGLAGVTPWVMYRPLNFSETPDPPCGRDVSMEPCFHTPPMYDCKLKHTADTARSVPHIRRCEDVKWGLKLVGPK